The Thiomonas sp. FB-Cd genome includes a window with the following:
- the ggt gene encoding gamma-glutamyltransferase has product MARHAMVVTDQHYATRVGLEILREGGNAVDAAVAVGYAQAVVNPCCGNIGGGGFMTIHLANGTNVFLDFREKAPLKATSTLFQDAHGNVIPGRSTKTYLGVGVPGTVMGLNAALRKYGTMSLRQVMAPAIKLARDGFRLQPGDITILRAHTQDFAAHPNVASIFLNHGRPWNAGEVLKQPQLGRTLELIEKNGTRAFYAGPIARTIVAASNRHGGILRLRDFHRYTIVWAKPVECRYRGYMVVTAPPPGSGVTLCEVLRVLSGYSLAQSGYGSVQATHDFAEAERHAFADRNTYLGDPAFVHNPTRRLLSDTTAARIRAAIQPGRATPSSEVKGSLGATEGMHTTQYSVLDAKGCAVSVTYTINALFGVGMMAGNTGFFLNNEMDDFTSKPGVPNLFGLVQGHANAIEPGKRPLSSMVPTIVLRHGTVFMVTGSPGGSTIISTTLSSIVNVIDFGMDMQQAVDAPRLHMQWFPDELFVEPGYLTPTTAKALELMGYTLKPVPAWGADEAILRNPLTHAIEGANDRRRPAGLALGY; this is encoded by the coding sequence ATGGCGCGGCACGCCATGGTGGTGACCGACCAGCATTACGCAACCAGGGTCGGCCTTGAGATCCTCCGTGAAGGAGGCAATGCCGTCGATGCTGCGGTCGCGGTGGGTTATGCACAGGCCGTGGTCAATCCTTGCTGCGGAAATATTGGTGGCGGCGGCTTCATGACCATTCACCTCGCGAACGGGACCAATGTCTTTCTCGATTTCCGCGAAAAGGCTCCGCTCAAGGCCACCTCAACGTTGTTTCAGGACGCGCACGGCAATGTCATACCAGGTCGAAGCACCAAGACTTACCTGGGTGTGGGCGTTCCGGGAACGGTTATGGGCCTTAACGCAGCGTTGCGCAAATACGGCACCATGAGCCTCAGACAGGTGATGGCTCCGGCGATCAAATTGGCGCGCGACGGTTTTAGGTTGCAGCCAGGCGATATCACGATCCTGCGGGCGCACACCCAGGACTTTGCTGCACACCCCAACGTGGCTTCAATATTCCTCAACCACGGACGGCCCTGGAACGCCGGCGAAGTACTCAAACAACCGCAACTCGGTCGAACGCTCGAGCTGATCGAGAAAAATGGCACGCGTGCGTTCTACGCCGGCCCCATCGCCAGGACGATCGTGGCAGCGAGCAACAGGCATGGCGGCATCCTTCGTCTGCGGGACTTCCACCGCTACACCATCGTGTGGGCAAAGCCCGTCGAATGCCGGTATCGAGGCTACATGGTTGTCACGGCACCCCCACCAGGATCGGGCGTGACACTGTGTGAAGTCCTTCGCGTCCTCAGCGGCTACTCCCTGGCCCAGTCCGGTTACGGTTCCGTGCAGGCAACGCATGATTTTGCTGAAGCCGAGCGCCACGCGTTTGCCGACCGCAATACATACCTTGGCGATCCCGCCTTCGTCCACAACCCCACCCGTCGCCTGTTGTCGGACACCACCGCTGCGCGAATCCGCGCTGCAATCCAACCCGGACGCGCCACGCCATCCTCTGAGGTTAAGGGCAGCCTGGGGGCGACCGAGGGCATGCACACCACGCAGTACTCGGTGCTGGATGCCAAGGGGTGCGCCGTTAGCGTGACCTACACCATCAATGCCCTGTTCGGCGTTGGCATGATGGCCGGCAATACGGGGTTCTTTCTGAACAACGAGATGGACGATTTCACCTCCAAGCCCGGAGTGCCCAACTTATTCGGCCTTGTTCAGGGTCATGCCAATGCGATCGAACCCGGCAAGCGTCCACTTTCCTCGATGGTGCCAACCATCGTACTCAGGCATGGCACGGTGTTCATGGTGACGGGAAGCCCTGGCGGCTCGACGATCATCTCCACGACGCTCAGCAGCATCGTCAACGTGATCGATTTCGGCATGGACATGCAGCAGGCCGTTGACGCGCCACGCCTGCACATGCAATGGTTTCCTGATGAACTGTTCGTTGAGCCTGGCTATCTGACACCAACAACCGCCAAGGCACTGGAATTGATGGGCTACACGCTCAAACCAGTTCCGGCCTGGGGCGCAGATGAAGCGATCCTGCGCAATCCCCTTACGCATGCCATCGAGGGCGCTAACGATCGCCGCCGCCCTGCGGGATTGGCCCTGGGTTATTGA
- a CDS encoding nitrite/sulfite reductase, with amino-acid sequence MYAYTDFDRRFIRARAAQYRDQLERYLAGALGEEEFKPLRLQNGWYVQRHAPMLRVAIPYGALTSAQLHALAAIAEEFDRGYAHFTTRQNIQFNWIPLVQSADAMDRLAAVDMHGIQTSGNCIRNITSDVFAGIAPDEIIDPRPFCEILRQWSTLHPEFAYLPRKFKIAVGGAQEDRVAASWYDVGLQAVADDTGQVGFRVRVGGGMGRTPMIGAIIREFLPWSQLLLYIEAILRVYNAYGRRDNIWKARIKILVKAEGARFAEAVEREFADIAQRDVGGAAHLITLRDFNRFAALFAPPPGIDLSPSPAAPIGIVESDLQPAFERWKQRNVHAHRLNGYHAVTLSLKRPGQAPGDVTAAQMRAAAALADRYSQGELRVSHEQNLVLSWVPKASLHALWRDAREGGFGTPNIGLLTDMISCPGGDFCALANARSIPIAAAIAERYADLDELFDIGEIDLNISGCINSCGHHHSGHIGILGVDKDGAEWYQISIGGSDGSGVGGAALPGKVLGPSFAAEEVPDVIEALVSLYLRQRMQGERFVDFARRIGLAPLKEAADGVRRTTAVDEESRV; translated from the coding sequence ATGTACGCCTATACCGACTTCGACAGACGATTCATCCGGGCACGCGCTGCGCAGTATCGCGATCAGCTTGAGCGGTATCTCGCGGGCGCCCTGGGAGAAGAGGAATTCAAGCCCCTGCGCCTGCAAAACGGCTGGTATGTCCAACGCCATGCGCCCATGCTGCGCGTGGCCATCCCGTATGGTGCACTGACCAGTGCGCAACTGCATGCCCTGGCCGCCATCGCCGAAGAATTCGACAGGGGCTATGCACACTTCACGACCCGCCAGAATATTCAGTTCAACTGGATCCCCTTGGTACAAAGCGCCGACGCGATGGATCGGCTGGCGGCGGTCGACATGCATGGCATCCAGACCAGCGGCAACTGCATCCGCAACATTACGAGCGATGTCTTTGCTGGCATCGCACCGGACGAAATCATCGATCCACGCCCCTTTTGCGAGATCCTTCGCCAATGGAGCACGCTGCATCCGGAGTTTGCATATCTGCCGCGAAAATTCAAGATCGCCGTTGGGGGGGCGCAGGAAGACCGGGTGGCTGCCAGTTGGTATGACGTCGGCCTGCAGGCTGTAGCCGACGACACGGGCCAGGTTGGGTTTAGGGTGCGGGTGGGCGGTGGCATGGGCCGCACGCCCATGATCGGGGCAATCATTCGCGAGTTTCTGCCCTGGTCGCAACTGCTCCTGTACATCGAGGCGATCCTGCGCGTGTACAACGCCTATGGGCGGCGCGATAACATCTGGAAGGCGCGCATCAAGATCCTGGTGAAAGCTGAGGGCGCTCGGTTTGCTGAGGCCGTGGAGCGTGAGTTCGCCGATATCGCGCAGCGCGATGTGGGCGGCGCAGCTCACCTCATCACGCTGCGGGACTTCAACCGTTTTGCGGCCTTGTTCGCACCTCCTCCCGGCATTGACCTGAGCCCGAGTCCGGCTGCCCCCATTGGGATCGTGGAGTCGGATTTGCAGCCCGCATTTGAGCGTTGGAAGCAGCGCAATGTGCATGCGCATCGCCTGAACGGCTACCACGCCGTAACCCTGTCGCTCAAGCGCCCAGGACAGGCGCCAGGCGATGTCACCGCAGCCCAGATGCGCGCGGCGGCGGCCTTGGCCGATCGCTACAGCCAAGGGGAGTTGCGCGTGAGCCACGAGCAAAATCTTGTCTTGTCCTGGGTGCCCAAGGCGAGCCTGCACGCGCTGTGGCGGGATGCGCGCGAAGGCGGCTTCGGCACGCCCAATATCGGTCTGCTGACCGACATGATTTCCTGCCCCGGTGGAGACTTCTGCGCGCTTGCGAATGCCCGTTCGATCCCGATTGCGGCGGCCATCGCCGAGCGGTACGCCGATCTCGATGAGCTCTTCGACATTGGTGAGATCGACTTGAACATCAGCGGGTGCATCAACTCCTGCGGGCATCATCACAGCGGGCATATCGGGATCCTCGGCGTCGACAAGGATGGCGCCGAGTGGTACCAGATCAGCATCGGCGGCTCCGATGGCTCAGGGGTTGGCGGAGCGGCCTTGCCGGGCAAGGTCCTTGGCCCGTCATTCGCCGCCGAAGAGGTGCCCGATGTGATTGAGGCGTTGGTCTCGCTCTACCTGCGCCAGCGCATGCAGGGCGAGCGCTTCGTGGACTTTGCCCGCCGCATTGGCCTCGCCCCCTTGAAGGAAGCGGCCGATGGCGTGCGGCGGACGACCGCGGTCGACGAGGAGTCCCGGGTATGA
- a CDS encoding DUF934 domain-containing protein: MRFVDSKADVWAGVDDPDAAIAPHRLLTPEQWQAVRLSWPANLPVGLILSNSHDVRTLEGSLSCFAAVALQFPKWTDGRAYSQARLLRVRLRYTGDIRAIGDILVDMALPLARTGFDTAVLRADQDLEVAQHALRFFDGLLSFPGTDIRRGGSVYYQGDALDPDPLFRKAVA; encoded by the coding sequence ATGAGATTTGTTGATTCCAAGGCGGACGTTTGGGCCGGCGTCGATGATCCCGACGCTGCCATCGCGCCGCATCGTCTCCTGACCCCCGAGCAATGGCAGGCCGTGCGCCTGTCCTGGCCTGCGAACCTGCCCGTTGGGCTCATTCTTTCCAACAGTCACGACGTGCGTACGCTGGAGGGATCGTTGTCGTGCTTTGCCGCCGTTGCGTTGCAGTTTCCCAAGTGGACGGACGGCCGTGCCTATAGCCAGGCCAGGCTTTTGCGTGTGCGGCTGCGTTACACGGGGGACATTCGCGCCATCGGCGACATCCTCGTGGACATGGCGCTACCGCTGGCGCGAACCGGATTTGACACCGCCGTTCTCCGCGCAGATCAGGACCTGGAAGTGGCGCAGCACGCACTGCGCTTTTTTGACGGCCTTTTATCGTTTCCCGGCACGGACATCAGGCGTGGCGGATCGGTGTATTACCAGGGCGACGCGCTTGACCCTGATCCTCTCTTTCGCAAGGCTGTCGCATGA
- a CDS encoding phosphoadenylyl-sulfate reductase, with the protein MKSTVSIDVRAGSAVAVHAKPSQGFDQRAAAALAMLSAAAAEFPDAIVQATSLGAEDMVITDLIARHELPIAIGMLDTGQLHDETLAMVGRTQHHYGVQIEVWRPQATAARQFVATHGADAMRKSVELRHACCALRKLEPLSRMLEGRQGWITGMRREQSQQRKQISLRERDKQGRAKLNPLIDWTLGDVWHYISLECVPYNPLHDRHFPSIGCSPCTRAVTAGEDFRAGRWWWESDGAKECGLHVQGRSASSESQQSSQRDTGVHP; encoded by the coding sequence ATGAAGAGCACCGTTTCCATTGATGTGCGGGCAGGCTCGGCAGTCGCCGTGCACGCCAAACCCAGTCAGGGTTTCGATCAGCGCGCCGCTGCCGCTCTGGCCATGCTCAGCGCGGCAGCGGCCGAGTTCCCCGACGCCATCGTGCAAGCCACGAGCCTGGGCGCAGAAGACATGGTCATCACGGATCTGATTGCACGGCACGAGCTTCCGATTGCCATCGGGATGCTCGACACAGGCCAACTGCACGACGAGACCCTTGCCATGGTCGGGCGCACGCAGCACCACTACGGAGTGCAAATCGAGGTCTGGCGTCCGCAGGCCACGGCAGCACGTCAGTTCGTTGCAACCCATGGGGCCGACGCCATGCGCAAGAGCGTCGAGTTGCGCCACGCCTGCTGCGCATTGCGCAAGCTAGAGCCACTTTCGCGCATGCTTGAAGGCCGCCAGGGCTGGATTACGGGCATGCGTCGCGAGCAGTCGCAGCAGCGAAAGCAGATTTCGCTGCGCGAGCGCGACAAGCAGGGCCGTGCGAAGTTGAACCCATTGATTGATTGGACATTGGGCGATGTGTGGCACTACATCAGCCTGGAGTGTGTGCCCTACAACCCGCTGCACGACCGTCATTTCCCCAGCATTGGCTGCTCGCCATGCACCCGCGCCGTGACCGCTGGCGAGGACTTCCGGGCCGGGCGCTGGTGGTGGGAGAGCGACGGTGCCAAGGAATGTGGCCTGCACGTTCAAGGGCGCTCGGCCAGCAGCGAATCGCAGCAGTCTTCCCAGCGAGATACCGGAGTTCACCCATGA
- the cysD gene encoding sulfate adenylyltransferase subunit CysD, translating to MNAPLNLERLRPQIDHRHLDALEEEAIYILREVAGSFERTALLFSGGKDSCVVLRLAEKAFKRRQADGVYAGRLPFSLMHVDTGHNFPEVIAFRDALAAGSPDTFIIAHLEDSIRRGSVRLGHALESRNAHQSVALLEAIEKHRFDCLIGGARRDEEKARAKERIFSHRDQFGQWLPKEQRPELWSLFNTRVRPGEHFRAFPISNWTELDVWLYIAREAIALPDLYYSHARQVVRRKGLLVPLGPVTPPQDDECVETIRVRFRTVGDMTCTCPVQSEAASAMDVIAETLTATLSERGATRMDDRTSDASMERRKKEGYF from the coding sequence ATGAATGCCCCACTGAATTTGGAACGGCTACGACCGCAAATCGATCATCGCCACCTCGATGCCTTGGAGGAAGAGGCGATCTACATCCTGCGGGAAGTTGCCGGCAGTTTTGAGCGCACGGCGCTGCTGTTCTCGGGCGGCAAGGATTCCTGTGTCGTTCTGCGCCTGGCCGAGAAGGCATTCAAGCGCCGGCAGGCCGATGGCGTTTACGCGGGCCGGCTTCCGTTCTCGCTCATGCACGTGGATACTGGGCACAATTTTCCCGAGGTCATTGCCTTTCGCGATGCCCTGGCGGCGGGCTCGCCAGACACGTTCATCATCGCGCATCTTGAGGACTCGATCCGGCGCGGATCCGTGCGGCTTGGCCATGCGCTGGAGTCGCGCAACGCCCACCAGAGCGTGGCCTTGCTCGAGGCCATTGAAAAGCATCGCTTTGACTGCCTGATCGGCGGGGCCAGGCGCGATGAGGAGAAGGCGCGCGCGAAGGAGCGCATCTTCAGTCACCGCGATCAGTTTGGCCAATGGCTGCCCAAGGAGCAAAGGCCCGAGCTTTGGTCGTTGTTTAACACCCGCGTGCGCCCGGGTGAGCATTTCAGGGCCTTTCCCATCAGCAACTGGACGGAACTTGACGTCTGGTTGTATATCGCCCGAGAAGCCATCGCTCTTCCCGATCTGTACTACAGCCATGCACGGCAGGTCGTCCGCCGCAAGGGGCTCCTGGTTCCACTCGGCCCCGTGACGCCGCCCCAGGACGACGAGTGCGTCGAAACCATTCGCGTGCGCTTTCGAACCGTGGGCGACATGACATGTACCTGCCCGGTGCAGAGCGAAGCAGCCAGTGCCATGGACGTGATCGCTGAAACGCTGACGGCCACGCTCAGCGAGCGAGGCGCCACACGAATGGACGACCGCACATCCGATGCTTCCATGGAACGTCGAAAAAAAGAGGGCTATTTCTAA
- a CDS encoding sulfate adenylyltransferase subunit 1, with translation MDQHETNAEFRHKALRFLTAGSVDDGKSTLIGRLLLDSQAILADQLDALNRRASGSPVDLSQLTDGLEAEREQGITIDVAYRYFTTPRRKFIIADAPGHEQYTGNMVTAAAGSDAAVVLVDITKLDLTQHPLRLLPQTRRHSLLARLLRVPSIVFAVNKLDAHADPERAFERVRDALVHFSQEAGIVPAGIVPVSALRGDNVAAASPSWHWYAGPTLLQLLEALPAAEDPSSGPLMLPVQYVARGGAGLGNQFRTFWGRLARGRVRTGDLVSIQPSGEVARVVDIHHAGSAVDSCVAGQSAGLVLDRQVDVSRGDWILHAAPGARQAPHVVAPGAVMGGQVFEATLAWLDVEPAAIGRKYWLRHGHRWVPGCITAIVSRLDIHTLAATDAQVLAVNDIGRVRIQAQSALPLTAYAANRVAGAMIVVDPASHRTSGALLVEAVR, from the coding sequence ATGGACCAGCACGAAACAAACGCCGAATTCCGCCACAAGGCGCTGCGTTTTCTGACGGCCGGCAGCGTTGACGATGGCAAGAGCACGCTGATCGGCCGGCTGCTGCTCGACAGTCAGGCCATTCTGGCGGATCAACTTGACGCGCTCAACAGGCGCGCCTCCGGTTCGCCCGTCGATCTGTCGCAACTGACCGATGGTTTGGAGGCCGAGCGTGAGCAGGGCATCACCATTGACGTCGCCTACCGCTACTTCACCACGCCGCGGCGAAAATTCATCATTGCCGATGCGCCCGGGCATGAGCAGTACACGGGCAACATGGTCACCGCCGCTGCGGGCAGCGATGCTGCGGTCGTTCTTGTCGACATCACCAAGCTGGATTTGACGCAGCACCCGCTTCGCTTGCTGCCGCAAACGCGGCGCCACAGTCTGCTGGCGCGTCTGCTGCGCGTTCCGTCGATCGTGTTTGCCGTCAATAAGCTTGATGCCCATGCGGATCCGGAGCGTGCGTTCGAGCGTGTACGCGATGCGCTTGTGCACTTTTCCCAAGAGGCGGGCATCGTGCCCGCAGGCATCGTGCCCGTTTCGGCTTTGCGCGGCGATAACGTCGCTGCAGCCTCGCCCTCGTGGCATTGGTACGCAGGGCCCACGCTGCTGCAGTTGCTCGAGGCCTTGCCCGCTGCGGAGGACCCGTCTTCCGGCCCCCTGATGCTACCGGTGCAATACGTCGCGCGTGGGGGGGCTGGCTTGGGAAACCAGTTCCGGACATTCTGGGGCCGGCTGGCGAGGGGGCGGGTGCGGACTGGTGATCTCGTGAGCATTCAACCCAGCGGCGAGGTGGCGCGGGTCGTGGATATTCATCATGCGGGGTCTGCCGTGGATTCCTGCGTGGCGGGGCAGTCGGCTGGCCTTGTGCTTGACCGCCAGGTGGACGTCTCGCGCGGCGATTGGATCCTGCACGCCGCACCAGGTGCAAGGCAGGCGCCGCACGTCGTGGCGCCTGGTGCGGTGATGGGCGGGCAAGTGTTCGAGGCGACGCTTGCCTGGCTCGATGTGGAGCCGGCTGCAATCGGGCGCAAGTACTGGCTGCGGCATGGGCATCGATGGGTCCCCGGCTGCATCACGGCTATCGTCAGCCGCCTGGACATCCATACCTTGGCTGCCACCGACGCCCAGGTGCTGGCCGTCAACGACATCGGCCGCGTGCGCATTCAGGCGCAATCGGCATTGCCTCTGACGGCCTACGCCGCGAATCGGGTGGCCGGGGCGATGATCGTCGTCGATCCGGCGAGCCACCGCACCAGCGGAGCCCTGCTCGTCGAGGCTGTACGCTGA
- the cobA gene encoding uroporphyrinogen-III C-methyltransferase codes for MGRVVFIGAGPGAADLITVRGAGFLSQADVVLSDALVDGALRELAPQAKWIDVGKRGFRGGVTQETINALLRRYGCAHALVVRLKGGDSSIFGRLDEELRAVIAAGLHAEVVPGITAASAAAADTRRPLTRRGSGRSVSLTTAMTREGAVHGGRRADTEVFYMAGRQLASLSRKLIACGWPALAPVSVVSRAGCADSVHSEHLLAHLGQAAMLHMNRPTVVIVGAGAARVDCTHAVPRHGAAGEGAEHREHSLEID; via the coding sequence ATGGGCCGCGTCGTCTTCATCGGGGCGGGGCCCGGCGCCGCAGACCTGATCACGGTGCGCGGCGCCGGGTTCCTGAGTCAAGCCGATGTGGTTCTCAGCGATGCCCTCGTCGATGGCGCCCTGCGCGAACTCGCGCCGCAAGCAAAGTGGATCGATGTTGGCAAGCGCGGGTTTCGTGGCGGGGTCACGCAGGAGACGATCAACGCGTTGCTGCGCCGCTATGGCTGCGCCCATGCCCTGGTTGTCCGCCTCAAGGGTGGCGATTCGAGCATCTTCGGGCGGCTTGACGAGGAGCTTCGGGCCGTGATCGCTGCGGGGCTGCATGCTGAGGTTGTGCCAGGAATCACTGCGGCGTCAGCAGCAGCGGCGGACACGCGCCGGCCCCTGACGCGCCGCGGGAGCGGGCGCAGCGTGAGTCTCACCACGGCGATGACTCGCGAAGGTGCAGTGCACGGCGGGCGCCGCGCAGATACCGAGGTGTTCTACATGGCCGGGCGGCAACTCGCCAGCCTTTCGCGCAAGCTTATCGCCTGCGGCTGGCCGGCACTTGCACCCGTGAGCGTCGTGTCGCGCGCAGGGTGCGCCGACAGTGTGCACAGCGAGCACCTTCTGGCCCATCTCGGACAGGCAGCGATGCTGCACATGAATCGCCCCACGGTCGTCATCGTTGGCGCCGGGGCTGCGCGCGTGGATTGCACGCACGCCGTGCCTCGACACGGTGCAGCCGGCGAGGGCGCGGAGCATCGTGAACATTCATTGGAGATCGACTGA
- a CDS encoding NAD(P)/FAD-dependent oxidoreductase, with the protein MDMRLNAAITDAAQWQGEPIECDAVIIGAGPVGLFQVFELGLLDIKAHVIDTLPHLGGQCVELYPDKPIYDIPAVPVCTGQELTDNLLKQIEPFKPTFHLGQDVTELQQQDDGRLFVRTSKDRTFLAKTVFIAAGVGAFQPRTLKVDGLEAFEGTQLFYRVKNPAVFAGKNLVVVGGGDSALDWALHFAQSAEHGAESVVLLHRRDGFRAAPASVAKMHALCEQHAMQLVIGQITGFEQRDDRLVEVKVTGNDGITRRLPLDMLLVFFGLSPKLGPIAHWGLELERKQIKVDTEKFETSVPRIFAVGDINTYPGKKKLILSGFHEAALAAFGAAPYIFPDKKIHLQYTTTSPKLHKVLGVDTPVFD; encoded by the coding sequence ATGGACATGCGCCTCAACGCGGCGATCACGGATGCCGCCCAGTGGCAAGGCGAGCCGATTGAATGCGACGCCGTCATCATCGGGGCGGGCCCGGTGGGCCTGTTCCAGGTCTTCGAGCTTGGGCTGCTGGACATCAAGGCCCACGTCATCGACACGCTGCCGCATCTGGGTGGGCAGTGCGTGGAGCTGTACCCGGACAAGCCCATTTATGACATTCCGGCCGTGCCGGTGTGCACGGGGCAGGAGCTGACGGACAACCTGCTCAAGCAGATCGAGCCGTTCAAGCCGACGTTCCACCTGGGGCAGGATGTCACGGAGCTGCAGCAGCAGGACGACGGGCGGCTGTTCGTGCGCACCTCCAAGGACCGCACATTCCTGGCCAAGACGGTGTTCATCGCCGCCGGCGTGGGGGCCTTTCAGCCGCGCACGCTGAAGGTGGACGGCTTGGAGGCATTCGAGGGCACGCAGCTGTTTTACCGGGTGAAGAACCCGGCGGTGTTTGCCGGCAAGAACCTGGTGGTGGTGGGCGGTGGCGACTCGGCCCTGGACTGGGCCCTGCACTTTGCCCAGAGCGCCGAGCACGGTGCCGAGAGCGTGGTTCTGCTGCACCGGCGCGACGGGTTTCGCGCCGCGCCGGCGTCGGTGGCGAAGATGCACGCGCTGTGCGAGCAGCACGCCATGCAGCTCGTCATCGGCCAGATCACGGGCTTTGAGCAGCGCGACGACCGCCTGGTCGAGGTGAAGGTCACGGGCAATGACGGCATCACCCGGCGGCTGCCGCTGGACATGCTGCTGGTGTTCTTCGGCCTGAGCCCCAAGCTGGGGCCGATCGCCCACTGGGGGCTGGAGCTGGAGCGCAAACAGATCAAGGTGGACACGGAGAAGTTCGAGACCAGCGTGCCCCGCATCTTCGCCGTGGGCGACATCAACACCTATCCCGGCAAGAAAAAGCTCATCCTGTCGGGTTTTCACGAGGCTGCGCTGGCTGCGTTTGGCGCGGCGCCCTACATCTTCCCGGACAAGAAGATCCACCTGCAGTACACCACCACCAGCCCCAAGCTGCACAAGGTGCTGGGCGTGGATACCCCGGTCTTCGATTGA
- a CDS encoding SDR family oxidoreductase, producing the protein MDLGLQGTVVLITGGSKGIGLACARQFSSEGARIAIASRDLEHLRQATQALQGAGAPVLAVSADLCDPTQASNLVRQVIDELGPIGVLVNSAGAARRTPPAELTAQHWHAAMDAKFFPYMHAIDAVLPGMVQNGGGVIVNIVGTGGKMASPVHLPGGAANAALMLASAGLANAYAAKGVRVNAVNPGITATSRMREGLEAEARSSGKAIEDILSQRVSALPMGRVAEPEEVADMVVFLASRRAAYVNGAVLTLDGGATPIVV; encoded by the coding sequence ATGGATCTTGGCTTGCAGGGTACGGTGGTGCTGATCACCGGGGGAAGCAAAGGCATAGGCTTGGCGTGTGCGCGCCAATTCTCCAGCGAAGGCGCGCGTATTGCCATTGCATCACGCGACCTCGAGCATTTGAGGCAGGCCACACAAGCGCTGCAAGGCGCGGGGGCGCCAGTGCTGGCGGTCAGCGCCGATCTGTGCGACCCCACGCAGGCCTCAAACTTGGTGCGGCAGGTCATCGATGAATTGGGCCCCATCGGCGTGCTCGTCAATTCGGCAGGCGCTGCGCGTCGCACACCACCTGCCGAGCTCACAGCACAGCACTGGCATGCCGCCATGGACGCAAAATTCTTCCCCTACATGCACGCCATCGACGCCGTGCTCCCCGGCATGGTGCAAAACGGTGGTGGCGTCATCGTGAACATCGTTGGCACAGGCGGCAAAATGGCGTCGCCCGTCCACCTGCCGGGTGGGGCGGCAAATGCTGCGCTCATGCTGGCGAGCGCCGGGCTGGCGAATGCCTATGCCGCCAAGGGCGTACGTGTGAACGCCGTGAACCCCGGCATCACCGCGACCAGCCGCATGCGGGAGGGGCTGGAAGCCGAGGCGCGCTCATCGGGCAAGGCAATCGAGGACATCCTGAGCCAGCGCGTGAGCGCGCTGCCGATGGGGCGTGTCGCTGAGCCTGAGGAAGTGGCCGATATGGTCGTCTTTCTTGCTTCGCGACGAGCCGCTTACGTCAACGGCGCTGTGCTGACCCTGGACGGCGGAGCCACGCCAATCGTGGTCTAG
- a CDS encoding alpha-hydroxy acid oxidase codes for MPVITNIEDLRILAKKRVPRMFYDYADSGSWTESTYRANQEEFGKLKLRQRVAVNIDNRSLRTQMIGEDVAMPVALAPTGLTGMQHADGEILAARAAERLGVPFTLSTMSICSIEDVASHTKAPFWFQLYVMRDRDFIERLIERARAARCSALMLTLDLQILGQRHKDLKNGLSAPPKPTLANMLNLATKPRWGLGMLGTRRRHFGNIVGHVKGVENMGSLSAWTSQQFDPRLNWNDVAWIKKLWGGKLILKGVMDAEDARLAADSGADALIVSNHGGRQLDGAPSSISALPPIVDAVGSRIEVWMDGGIRSGQDVLKAVALGAKGTLIGRPFLYGLGAMGEAGVTKCLEIIRNELDLTMAFCGLTDIRQVDRGVLLNPPW; via the coding sequence ATGCCAGTCATTACCAATATCGAGGATCTGCGCATTCTGGCAAAAAAGCGGGTGCCCAGAATGTTTTACGACTACGCCGATTCTGGATCGTGGACCGAATCGACCTACCGTGCGAACCAAGAGGAATTCGGCAAGCTCAAGCTGAGACAGCGCGTGGCGGTGAACATCGACAACCGCTCGCTGCGCACGCAGATGATTGGTGAGGACGTGGCCATGCCGGTGGCGCTGGCGCCCACCGGCCTGACCGGCATGCAGCACGCTGACGGGGAAATCCTTGCCGCGCGTGCGGCGGAAAGGCTCGGGGTGCCCTTCACGCTGTCCACGATGAGCATCTGCTCCATCGAGGACGTGGCGTCCCACACCAAGGCCCCCTTCTGGTTTCAGCTGTATGTCATGCGGGACCGGGACTTCATCGAACGCCTGATCGAGCGTGCCCGCGCTGCGCGATGCTCCGCGCTGATGCTGACGCTGGATCTGCAGATTCTTGGGCAACGCCACAAGGATCTGAAAAACGGCCTGTCCGCACCACCGAAGCCGACACTCGCCAACATGCTGAACCTGGCCACGAAACCGCGCTGGGGCCTGGGCATGCTGGGCACGCGCCGGCGGCACTTCGGCAACATTGTGGGGCACGTCAAAGGGGTGGAGAACATGGGCTCGCTGTCGGCGTGGACCAGCCAGCAGTTTGACCCCCGCCTGAACTGGAACGACGTGGCATGGATCAAGAAGCTGTGGGGCGGTAAGCTCATCCTCAAAGGCGTCATGGATGCCGAGGATGCCCGGCTCGCGGCCGATTCCGGGGCGGACGCGCTCATTGTGTCGAATCACGGCGGGCGCCAGCTCGACGGCGCGCCCAGTTCGATCTCGGCACTGCCGCCCATCGTCGATGCAGTGGGATCGCGCATCGAAGTCTGGATGGACGGCGGCATCCGATCTGGGCAAGACGTGCTCAAGGCTGTGGCACTTGGTGCCAAGGGCACCCTGATCGGGCGCCCGTTCCTCTACGGCCTCGGAGCGATGGGAGAGGCAGGCGTCACGAAATGCCTGGAGATCATCCGTAACGAGCTGGATCTGACCATGGCCTTTTGTGGGCTCACCGACATCCGGCAAGTGGATCGCGGCGTGCTGCTCAACCCACCCTGGTAG